One part of the Quercus lobata isolate SW786 chromosome 7, ValleyOak3.0 Primary Assembly, whole genome shotgun sequence genome encodes these proteins:
- the LOC115953381 gene encoding dof zinc finger protein DOF2.4-like, which yields MVFSSLPAYLDPTNWQQQQNHPTGTSSAASSHLLPPPPPPPPPPQPHMGGGGAGSIRPGSMADRARMANIPMPETALKCPRCDSSNTKFCYFNNYSLTQPRHFCKTCRRYWTRGGALRNVPVGGGCRRNKRSKGSSSSKSPASSADRQSASAGSASSIPSHSGAGDMMGLSSQVPQLRFMAPLHQYTDFPSSEIGLNYGLNYGHPMSTPMGLAGDLNFHLGNALGGSGGGGGSSHGSLLSAGGVEQWRLQQTQQFPFLGGLDPSPGFYESGVDAASGYVGASQGRAKQSNSVAAQMASVKMEDNQELNLSRQFLGIPAGNEQYWTGNTTAWTDLSGFSSSSTATSNPL from the exons ATGGTTTTTTCATCACTCCCAGCTTATCTTGATCCAACCAACTGGCAACAG CAACAAAATCATCCAACTGGGACTAGTAGCGCAGCAAGTTCCCATCTTcttccacctccaccaccaccgccgCCACCCCCACAACCCCATATGGGTGGCGGCGGCGCGGGCTCGATCAGGCCTGGATCCATGGCCGATCGAGCCCGGATGGCCAACATACCGATGCCAGAGACTGCATTAAAATGCCCAAGATGTGACTCCTCAAACACTAAATTTTGCTATTTCAACAACTACAGCCTCACTCAGCCTCGTCACTTCTGCAAGACTTGCAGAAGGTATTGGACAAGAGGGGGTGCTCTCAGAAATGTCCCAGTAGGAGGAGGCTGCAGAAGGAATAAAAGAAGCAAAGGGAGTAGTAGTTCAAAGTCCCCAGCAAGCAGTGCTGATCGCCAATCAGCTAGTGCTGGTTCAGCTAGCTCAATTCCTTCTCATAGTGGAGCTGGAGATATGATGGGCTTGTCCTCACAAGTCCCACAGCTGAGGTTCATGGCTCCTTTGCATCAATATACTGACTTTCCTTCGAGTGAGATTGGCTTGAACTATGGCTTGAATTATGGTCATCCCATGTCAACACCAATGGGACTAGCTGGggacttgaattttcacttagGAAATGCTTTAGGAggaagtggtggtggtggtggtagtagTCATGGGTCTTTGTTATCAGCTGGGGGAGTAGAGCAGTGGCGATTGCAGCAAACACAGCAATTCCCCTTCTTGGGTGGCTTAGATCCTTCACCGGGGTTTTACGAAAGTGGTGTTGATGCTGCATCAGGTTATGTAGGAGCAAGTCAAGGCCGGGCCAAGCAGTCCAATTCAGTGGCGGCTCAGATGGCTTCAGTGAAAATGGAAGATAATCAGGAGCTGAATTTGTCAAGGCAGTTCTTGGGAATCCCAGCTGGGAATGAGCAGTATTGGACTGGTAATACTACTGCATGGACTGATCTTTCTGGTTTTAGCTCTTCTTCCACAGCTACTAGCAATCCCCTATAG